CGAACCCGCCAAAACGGAGGCACTCGAGGCCGACGGCGAGCGGGTTCGGGCATCCGTCCCGGACGGCGGAGCCGTCGTGGGGCCGGAGATCGTCCCCATCCGTCACGCGGAGAATCAAGGGGCCGGCGGCGCGCTCCGGACGGGGTACGTTCGCGCGCGCGACGACGGTATCGATATCGCCGTCACGATGGACGCCGACGGCCAGATGGACCCCGACCAGCTCCCGACGCTCCTGGACCCGATCGTGGATGGCGACGCCGACTACGCGAAGGGGAACCGGCTCGCAGATCGGGCCTCGAGCCGAGAGATGCCGCCGTTTCGACTGTTCGGGAACTGGCTTCTGACCCAGCTCACGAAGATCGCGAGCGGCTACTGGCGGCTGCAGGACCCACAGAACGGCTACACTGCGATCTCTCACGACGCGCTCTCGGCGATCGACGTGGAGTCGCTGCCGGACGATCACGATTACCCCAACGACCTGCTCGTGCGGCTGAACGTCGCGGGAATGCGCGTCGCCGACGTGTCGATGCCGGCCGTCTACGACGACGAGGAGAGTACGATCGAGTACCGGCGCTTCGTTCCGGCGACGTCGGTTACGCTGCTGCGGGGATTCTGCCGCCGAATGACGGCGCAGTTTTCCGCCGATCGGCTCCACCCCACCGTCCTCTGTTACACCGCGGGGATCGCGTTGCTGGCGGCCGCCACCGCGATGGCGACCGTCAGCGCCGCTACTGCCACCGGCGGCGAGTCCGTCGTTCGGGAACCGATCGCGGCCGCGTTCGCGCTCGCGGCCAGCGTCGGCCTGCTCGCGGTCGCGATGCAAGTCGACGCGCAGGACAACGCCAAACTGGGGGTGCGTCGCTGATGCGCGTGATCGTCACGATCCAGCACCCGGGTCACGTTCACTTTTTCAAACACGCGATCCGGGAACTCCAGGCGCAGGGCCACGAGCTCCACGTCTTCGCCCGCGAGAACGAAGTGACGGTCGAACTGCTCGAGCGCGCGGGAATCGACCACGAGGTGCTGGCCGGAGAGTCGAACTCGCTGTTCTCGCTGGCGGCGGTGCAGGCGACCTACGAGGCGCGGCTC
The Natrinema salaciae genome window above contains:
- a CDS encoding glycosyltransferase family 2 protein, which produces MYRRHTIGVIVPAYNEERHIGDVLETMPEYVDRIYAVDDRSTDDTWRIIQEYAAASEQADDEPAKTEALEADGERVRASVPDGGAVVGPEIVPIRHAENQGAGGALRTGYVRARDDGIDIAVTMDADGQMDPDQLPTLLDPIVDGDADYAKGNRLADRASSREMPPFRLFGNWLLTQLTKIASGYWRLQDPQNGYTAISHDALSAIDVESLPDDHDYPNDLLVRLNVAGMRVADVSMPAVYDDEESTIEYRRFVPATSVTLLRGFCRRMTAQFSADRLHPTVLCYTAGIALLAAATAMATVSAATATGGESVVREPIAAAFALAASVGLLAVAMQVDAQDNAKLGVRR